A window of Fundulus heteroclitus isolate FHET01 chromosome 15, MU-UCD_Fhet_4.1, whole genome shotgun sequence contains these coding sequences:
- the sel1l gene encoding protein sel-1 homolog 1 isoform X1 codes for MVSALTTTMGCQGGSKTAKRLYFVAFLLLVFASGLTADEGQQRDDGSELKSYHDPDSEEEDVHIVSRILAAASVTRRLDESEEEEQQSLLETEEKEELPEQPPPPPPEEKPREVLLVNGGTTHGEPCVFPFFFHGKEYSDCTTDGRGDGRLWCATSYDYDSDKKWGFCETEEQAQQRLQAEEAEEQYQTVLRMLNGSTRKAQKKELYEKLLKVAEKGHQKATEKVAYAMLFGDYMNQNVTKAREMFEKLAMEGSPKAQMALGFLYAAGLGVNSSQAKALVYYTFGALGGNLIAHMILGYRYWAGVGVPQSCESALTHYRLVANHVASDVSLTGGSAVQRIRLLDEVENPGSTSGMLEEDLIQYYQFLAEKGDVQAQVGLGQLHLHGGRGVEQNHQRAYDYFTQAANAGNTHAMAFLGKMYSEGSEFLPQDNETALQYFKKASDMGNPVGQSGLGMAYLYGRGVPVNYELALKYFQKAAEQGWVDGQLQLGTMYYNGIGVKRDYKQALKFFNLASQAGHILAFYNLAQMHATGTGVMRSCHTAVELFKNVCERGRWSERLMSAYGSFKEGESDAALVQYLLLAEQGYEVAQSNVAFILDQKGARIFSDNETYPRALLHWTRAAAQGYTVARIKLGDYHFYGYGTDVDYETAVIHYRLASEQQNGAQAMFNLGYMHEKGLGIKQDIHLAKRFYDMAAEASPDAQVPVFLALCKLGLIYTLQYLQDFNLKELTAQVDLDQLLGPEWDLYLMTVIALLLGTVIAYRQRQHQIIVPPRAPAPTPAPPPRPAQEEPQAQAEPQDQEETAAPGAAEEEEEQQ; via the exons ATGGTTAGCGCGTTAACAACAACAATGGGTTGTCAGGGAGGCTCGAAGACGGCGAAAAGGCTTTATTTTGTGGCTTTTCTGCTTCTGGTCTTCGCCAGTGGGTTGACAGCAG ATGAAGGTCAACAGAGAGACGATGGATCTGAGTTAAAG tcGTATCATGATCCAGACTCTGAGGAGGAAGACGTCCATATTGTGTCGAGAATTTTGGCAGCCGCCTCGGTGACTCGTCGGCTCGACgaatcagaagaagaagaacaacagTCACTTCTAGAGACggaggaaaaggaagaactacCTGAACAGCCTCCGCCGCCTCCTCCTGAGGAGAAACCTAGAGAGG TTCTTCTGGTGAATGGGGGAACAACCCATGGGGAGCCCTGCGTCTTCCCGTTCTTCTTCCACGGGAAGGAGTACTCAGACTGCACCACGGACGGGCGGGGGGATGGACGGCTGTGGTGCGCCACAAGCTACGACTACGACAGCGATAAGAAAtggggattctgtgaga CGGAGGAGCAGGCACAGCAGAGACTGCAGGCCGAAGAGGCCGAGGAGCAGTACCAGACAGTCCTGCGCATGCTGAATGGCTCCACCAGGAAGGCTCAGAAGAAGGA GTTGTATGAAAAGCTGTTGAAGGTAGCAGAGAAAGGCCACCAGAAAGCCACAGAGAAGGTGGCGTACGCCATGCTGTTTGGAGACTACATGAACCAAAACGTCACCAAAGCCAGAGAGATGTTTGAGAAGCTGGCTATGGAGGGCTCACCTAAAGCTCAGATG GCTCTTGGCTTTCTGTATGCAGCAGGCCTGGGAGTTAACTCAAGTCAAGccaag GCTCTAGTTTATTACACCTTTGGTGCATTGGGTGGAAACTTAATAGCTCATATGATTCTG GGGTACAGATACTGGGCTGGTGTGGGTGTTCCCCAGAGCTGTGAGTCAGCACTAACACATTATAGACTGGTGGCAAATCACG TGGCCAGTGACGTGTCGCTGACCGGAGGCTCGGCGGTGCAGAGGATCAGACTCCTGGATGAGGTGGAGAACCCGGGCTCCACCAGTGGGATGCTGGAGGAGGACCTCATCCAGTACTACCAGTTTCTGGCCGAGAAAGGAGACGTTCAAGCTCAg GTTGGTTTAGGTCAGCTTCATCTACACGGTGGACGTGGAGTGGAGCAGAATCACCAG AGGGCGTATGACTACTTCACACAGGCTGCAAATGCTGGGAACACTCATGCTATGGCCTTCCTCGGCAAG ATGTATTCAGAAGGCAGCGAGTTTCTCCCTCAGGACAATGAGACAGCTCTGCAGTACTTCAAAAAGGCCTCTGATATG GGTAATCCAGTGGGCCAGAGTGGACTGGGCATGGCTTACCTGTATGGAAGGGGTGTCCCTGTG AACTATGAGCTGGCTCTAAAATACTTCCAGAAGGCAGCAGAACAGGGTTGGGTGGACGGACAACTCCAGCTGGGGACCATGTATTACA ATGGCATTGGTGTGAAGCGCGATTACAAACAGGCGCTCAAATTCTTCAACCTGGCCTCCCAGGCGGGTCACATCCTGGCTTTCTACAACCTGGCCCAGATGCACGCCACTGGTACCGGCGTGATGCGCTCCTGCCACACCGCCGTGGAG CTTTTTAAGAACGTGTGCGAGCGCGGCCGCTGGTCAGAGCGTCTGATGTCGGCGTACGGCAGCTTCAAGGAGGGCGAGAGCGACGCCGCTCTGGTGCAGTACCTGCTGCTGGCCGAGCAGGGCTACGAAGTGGCGCAGAGCAACGTCGCCTTCATCCTGGACCAGA AAGGGGCCAGAATCTTCAGCGACAATGAGACGTATCCTCGTGCTTTACTTCACTGGACCAGAGCTGCAGCACAAG GTTACACCGTGGCTCGGATTAAGCTGGGAGACTACCACTTCTACGGATATGGAACGGATGTGGACTATGAGACGGCGGTCATTCACTACAGGCTCGCGTCTGAGCAGCAGAACGGCGCCCAGGCCATGTTCAACCTGGGATACATGCATGAGAAAGGCCTGGGTATCAAACAG GACATCCATTTAGCCAAGCGCTTCTACGACATGGCGGCTGAAGCCAGTCCTGATGCTCAGGTCCCAGTTTTTCTGGCCCTGTGCAAGCTGGGCCTGATTTACACTCTGCAGTACCTGCAAGACTTCAAT CTGAAGGAGCTGACTGCTCAGGTGGACCTGGACCAGCTTCTGGGCCCAGAGTGGGACCTCTACCTCATGACGGTCATCGCCCTGCTGCTGGGCACAGTCATCGCCTACAGACAGCGCCAACACCAAATCATAGTGCCACCCCGCGCCCCTGCCCCGACCCCCGCACCCCCTCCAAGACCCGCTCAGGAGGAGCCGCAAGCTCAGGCAGAGCCTCAGGATCAGGAAGAGACGGCAGCCCCAGGCGctgctgaggaggaagaggagcagcagtgA
- the sel1l gene encoding protein sel-1 homolog 1 isoform X2 produces the protein MVSALTTTMGCQGGSKTAKRLYFVAFLLLVFASGLTADEGQQRDDGSELKSYHDPDSEEEDVHIVSRILAAASVTRRLDESEEEEQQSLLETEEKEELPEQPPPPPPEEKPREVLLVNGGTTHGEPCVFPFFFHGKEYSDCTTDGRGDGRLWCATSYDYDSDKKWGFCETEEQAQQRLQAEEAEEQYQTVLRMLNGSTRKAQKKELYEKLLKVAEKGHQKATEKVAYAMLFGDYMNQNVTKAREMFEKLAMEGSPKAQMALGFLYAAGLGVNSSQAKALVYYTFGALGGNLIAHMILGYRYWAGVGVPQSCESALTHYRLVANHVASDVSLTGGSAVQRIRLLDEVENPGSTSGMLEEDLIQYYQFLAEKGDVQAQVGLGQLHLHGGRGVEQNHQRAYDYFTQAANAGNTHAMAFLGKMYSEGSEFLPQDNETALQYFKKASDMGNPVGQSGLGMAYLYGRGVPVNYELALKYFQKAAEQGWVDGQLQLGTMYYNGIGVKRDYKQALKFFNLASQAGHILAFYNLAQMHATGTGVMRSCHTAVELFKNVCERGRWSERLMSAYGSFKEGESDAALVQYLLLAEQGYEVAQSNVAFILDQKGARIFSDNETYPRALLHWTRAAAQGYTVARIKLGDYHFYGYGTDVDYETAVIHYRLASEQQNGAQAMFNLGYMHEKGLGIKQDIHLAKRFYDMAAEASPDAQVPVFLALCKLGLIYTLQYLQDFNELTAQVDLDQLLGPEWDLYLMTVIALLLGTVIAYRQRQHQIIVPPRAPAPTPAPPPRPAQEEPQAQAEPQDQEETAAPGAAEEEEEQQ, from the exons ATGGTTAGCGCGTTAACAACAACAATGGGTTGTCAGGGAGGCTCGAAGACGGCGAAAAGGCTTTATTTTGTGGCTTTTCTGCTTCTGGTCTTCGCCAGTGGGTTGACAGCAG ATGAAGGTCAACAGAGAGACGATGGATCTGAGTTAAAG tcGTATCATGATCCAGACTCTGAGGAGGAAGACGTCCATATTGTGTCGAGAATTTTGGCAGCCGCCTCGGTGACTCGTCGGCTCGACgaatcagaagaagaagaacaacagTCACTTCTAGAGACggaggaaaaggaagaactacCTGAACAGCCTCCGCCGCCTCCTCCTGAGGAGAAACCTAGAGAGG TTCTTCTGGTGAATGGGGGAACAACCCATGGGGAGCCCTGCGTCTTCCCGTTCTTCTTCCACGGGAAGGAGTACTCAGACTGCACCACGGACGGGCGGGGGGATGGACGGCTGTGGTGCGCCACAAGCTACGACTACGACAGCGATAAGAAAtggggattctgtgaga CGGAGGAGCAGGCACAGCAGAGACTGCAGGCCGAAGAGGCCGAGGAGCAGTACCAGACAGTCCTGCGCATGCTGAATGGCTCCACCAGGAAGGCTCAGAAGAAGGA GTTGTATGAAAAGCTGTTGAAGGTAGCAGAGAAAGGCCACCAGAAAGCCACAGAGAAGGTGGCGTACGCCATGCTGTTTGGAGACTACATGAACCAAAACGTCACCAAAGCCAGAGAGATGTTTGAGAAGCTGGCTATGGAGGGCTCACCTAAAGCTCAGATG GCTCTTGGCTTTCTGTATGCAGCAGGCCTGGGAGTTAACTCAAGTCAAGccaag GCTCTAGTTTATTACACCTTTGGTGCATTGGGTGGAAACTTAATAGCTCATATGATTCTG GGGTACAGATACTGGGCTGGTGTGGGTGTTCCCCAGAGCTGTGAGTCAGCACTAACACATTATAGACTGGTGGCAAATCACG TGGCCAGTGACGTGTCGCTGACCGGAGGCTCGGCGGTGCAGAGGATCAGACTCCTGGATGAGGTGGAGAACCCGGGCTCCACCAGTGGGATGCTGGAGGAGGACCTCATCCAGTACTACCAGTTTCTGGCCGAGAAAGGAGACGTTCAAGCTCAg GTTGGTTTAGGTCAGCTTCATCTACACGGTGGACGTGGAGTGGAGCAGAATCACCAG AGGGCGTATGACTACTTCACACAGGCTGCAAATGCTGGGAACACTCATGCTATGGCCTTCCTCGGCAAG ATGTATTCAGAAGGCAGCGAGTTTCTCCCTCAGGACAATGAGACAGCTCTGCAGTACTTCAAAAAGGCCTCTGATATG GGTAATCCAGTGGGCCAGAGTGGACTGGGCATGGCTTACCTGTATGGAAGGGGTGTCCCTGTG AACTATGAGCTGGCTCTAAAATACTTCCAGAAGGCAGCAGAACAGGGTTGGGTGGACGGACAACTCCAGCTGGGGACCATGTATTACA ATGGCATTGGTGTGAAGCGCGATTACAAACAGGCGCTCAAATTCTTCAACCTGGCCTCCCAGGCGGGTCACATCCTGGCTTTCTACAACCTGGCCCAGATGCACGCCACTGGTACCGGCGTGATGCGCTCCTGCCACACCGCCGTGGAG CTTTTTAAGAACGTGTGCGAGCGCGGCCGCTGGTCAGAGCGTCTGATGTCGGCGTACGGCAGCTTCAAGGAGGGCGAGAGCGACGCCGCTCTGGTGCAGTACCTGCTGCTGGCCGAGCAGGGCTACGAAGTGGCGCAGAGCAACGTCGCCTTCATCCTGGACCAGA AAGGGGCCAGAATCTTCAGCGACAATGAGACGTATCCTCGTGCTTTACTTCACTGGACCAGAGCTGCAGCACAAG GTTACACCGTGGCTCGGATTAAGCTGGGAGACTACCACTTCTACGGATATGGAACGGATGTGGACTATGAGACGGCGGTCATTCACTACAGGCTCGCGTCTGAGCAGCAGAACGGCGCCCAGGCCATGTTCAACCTGGGATACATGCATGAGAAAGGCCTGGGTATCAAACAG GACATCCATTTAGCCAAGCGCTTCTACGACATGGCGGCTGAAGCCAGTCCTGATGCTCAGGTCCCAGTTTTTCTGGCCCTGTGCAAGCTGGGCCTGATTTACACTCTGCAGTACCTGCAAGACTTCAAT GAGCTGACTGCTCAGGTGGACCTGGACCAGCTTCTGGGCCCAGAGTGGGACCTCTACCTCATGACGGTCATCGCCCTGCTGCTGGGCACAGTCATCGCCTACAGACAGCGCCAACACCAAATCATAGTGCCACCCCGCGCCCCTGCCCCGACCCCCGCACCCCCTCCAAGACCCGCTCAGGAGGAGCCGCAAGCTCAGGCAGAGCCTCAGGATCAGGAAGAGACGGCAGCCCCAGGCGctgctgaggaggaagaggagcagcagtgA